A genomic segment from Paenibacillus sp. FSL K6-1096 encodes:
- a CDS encoding carbohydrate ABC transporter permease: MNSNSSYSLGGNSAASNVLLNLAFVILSLLCFLPVLLVIIVSFTDGQSILTQGYSFLPEKWSFIAYEMIFKDWVTIVSGYRVSFTITVLGTAVSVLLMAMYAYPISRADYPFRNVFTFFLFFTMLFNGGMVSRYLIYTQVLHIKDTYMALILPMLIVPFNVIIMRTFFQTTIHPAVIESARIDGAGELRIFLRIVLPLSLPVLATMALFSTIGYWNDWFNALLYITSEDKYPLQYLMMRVLNDVQYLRSNVELAAQNPGMMKNLPNESLQMAMAVIGMGPILVAYPFFQKYFVKGLTVGAVKG, translated from the coding sequence ATGAACAGCAACTCCAGTTATTCCCTCGGCGGCAACTCAGCCGCTTCCAACGTACTGCTGAATCTGGCCTTCGTTATTCTCTCCCTGCTGTGCTTCCTGCCGGTTCTGCTGGTGATTATCGTCTCCTTCACAGACGGGCAGTCGATTCTGACGCAAGGGTACAGCTTCCTGCCGGAAAAGTGGTCGTTCATTGCCTATGAGATGATCTTCAAGGATTGGGTCACGATTGTGTCAGGCTACCGCGTGAGCTTCACCATAACGGTGCTCGGCACAGCGGTCAGTGTGCTGCTCATGGCCATGTATGCCTATCCCATTTCCCGGGCAGATTATCCGTTTCGTAACGTATTTACGTTCTTTCTGTTCTTCACCATGCTGTTCAACGGCGGGATGGTCAGCCGGTATCTGATCTATACCCAGGTGCTGCATATTAAGGATACCTATATGGCCTTGATCCTGCCGATGCTGATCGTGCCGTTCAACGTCATCATTATGCGGACCTTCTTCCAGACCACCATTCATCCGGCGGTGATTGAATCGGCGCGGATTGACGGTGCGGGTGAGCTGAGAATTTTCCTGCGGATTGTGCTGCCGCTCTCGCTGCCGGTGCTGGCGACCATGGCCTTGTTCAGTACGATCGGCTACTGGAATGACTGGTTCAATGCGCTTCTGTACATCACCAGCGAGGACAAATATCCGCTGCAATATCTGATGATGCGTGTTCTGAACGATGTGCAGTACCTGCGCAGCAATGTGGAGCTGGCCGCCCAGAATCCCGGCATGATGAAGAATCTTCCGAATGAATCGCTGCAGATGGCGATGGCGGTGATCGGGATGGGGCCGATTCTGGTGGCGTATCCGTTCTTTCAGAAGTATTTTGTCAAAGGGCTGACGGTAGGGGCAGTGAAGGGCTAA